The Drosophila mauritiana strain mau12 chromosome 2R, ASM438214v1, whole genome shotgun sequence genome has a segment encoding these proteins:
- the LOC117137441 gene encoding protein 5NUC isoform X1 produces MDDKVEKDLQQPNNKMLPARSLLIGSCCLLALLIHPVQPNPIAPRAEVAAEFIILHNNDMHARFEQTSVTSGTCSKEEANTDQCYGGFARVAYEVRKYRKEAEEGGTPVFYLNAGDTYTGTAWFTVFKDKIASAFLNKLSPDAISLGNHEFDQNVEGLVPFLNAVEFPVLACNLNLTDVPEMAAAKQLANSTILERNGVKVGVIGYLTPDTKVLAFRNKVEYEEEIVSINAEAEKLKAQGINIIIALGHSGYQKDQEIAKNCPEVDIVIGGHSHTFLDANQPVADPTDSDPEAVRGPYPTTVVQASGKKVPVVQAYAYTKYLGKIHVQFDAEGNLIEFDGAPILLNASVAQEQDLLDLLDVYRPKLDELENMVLGYTKVFLEGGNICRMRECNLGNLVTDAMVYSRVVENKGGEFWTDTAIAFMQGGGIRGSVDKKADGVINGATLLAVLPFENNLYVTRILGSTLLAALEHSAAVRSQDSNGGFLQMSGLRVVYNYNNEQGKRVVSAQALCASCSVPTYKSINETALYQVIVPQFLLEGGDGYTLTEETNPFTESMQRNDLNATMEYLKQRHFVYPEIEERIVIHEKADTGSASGIVASISLLLLSSLLTRFI; encoded by the exons ATGGATGATAAGGTCGAAAAGGACCTTCAACAGCCTAA CAACAAAATGTTACCTGCCCGTAGTCTCCTTATCGGATCATGCTGCCTACTGGCCCTACTGATTCATCCGGTGCAGCCGAATCCCATTGCTCCCCGTGCGGAAGTGGCCGCCGAGTTCATCATTCTGCACAACAATGACATGCACGCCCGATTCGAGCAGACGAGTGTGACCAGTGGCACCTGCTCCAAGGAGGAGGCCAATACGGATCAGTGCTACGGAGGATTCGCCCGGGTGGCCTACGA GGTGCGAAAGTATCGcaaggaggcggaggagggtGGAACTCCAGTGTTCTATCTCAATGCAGGTGACACCTATACGGGAACTGCTTGGTTCACCGTCTTCAAGGACAAGATCGCCAGTGCTTTCCTCAACAAGCTATCACCAGATGCTATT TCTCTGGGCAACCATGAGTTTGACCAGAATGTTGAGGGCTTGGTGCCCTTCCTCAATGCCGTCGAATTCCCCGTTCTGGCCTGTAATCTGAACCTCACCGATGTGCCCGAAATGGCGGCTGCCAAGCAGCTGGCCAACTCGACGATTCTCGAGCGAAATGGAGTGAAGGTTGGCGTTATTGGTTACCTCACGCCCGATACCAAGGTGCTTGCCTTCCGGAACAAAGTGGAGTACGAGGAGGAAATCGTGTCCATCAA TGCGGAGGCCGAAAAGCTGAAGGCTCAAGGCATCAATATCATCATCGCTTTGGGTCACTCTGGATACCAAAAGGATCAGGAGATAGCCAAGAACTGTCCGGAGGTGGACATAGTCATTGGTGGTCACTCGCACACATTCTTGGATGCCAATCAGCCGGTGGCCGATCCCACGGACTCCGATCCGGAGGCGGTTCGAGGTCCCTATCCCACCACAGTGGTGCAGGCGAGCGGCAAGAAGGTACCGGTGGTGCAGGCATACGCGTATACCAAGTATCTCGGAAAGATTCATGTTCAG TTTGATGCCGAGGGCAATCTGATCGAGTTTGACGGCGCCCCCATTTTGCTGAATGCCTCAGTAGCTCAGGAGCAGGATCTTCTGGATTTGCTGGACGTATACCGTCCCAAGCTGGACGAGCTGGAGAACATGGTCCTGGGTTACACTAAGGTGTTTCTCGAGGGCGGCAACATCTGCCGCATGAGGGAGTGCAACCTTGGCAACTTGGTGACAGATGCCATGGTCTATAGCCGCGTGGTGGAGAACAAGGGCGGCGAATTCTGGACGGATACTGCGATTGCTTTTATGCAGGGAGGAG GAATCCGTGGCTCCGTCGATAAGAAGGCTGATGGAGTCATCAATGGCGCCACCCTCCTGGCCGTTCTTCCGTTCGAGAATAATCTGTATGTAACGAGGATTCTCGGAAGCACCCTTCTGGCTGCCCTGGAACACTCCGCGGCTGTGAGGTCGCAGGACTCCAATGGTGGATTCCTGCAGATGTCCGGACTGCGTGTGGTGTACAACTACAACAATGAGCAGGGCAAGCGAGTGGTTTCCGCCCAGGCCCTATGCGCCAGCTGCTCCGTGCCCACGTACAAGAGCATCAATGAGACGGCCCTCTACCAGGTGATCGTGCCCCAGTTCCTGCTCGAAGGCGGCGATGGCTACACTCTGACCGAGGAGACTAATCCCTTCACCGAGAGCATGCAGCGAAACGATCTAAACGCCACCATGGAGTACCTGAAGCAGCGCCATTTCGTGTATCCCGAGATCGAGGAGCGAATTGTGATCCACGAGAAGGCTGACACCGGATCGGCGTCTGGTATTGTGGCCTCCATCTCGTTGCTTCTGCTCTCTTCCTTGCTCACTAGATTCATCTAG
- the LOC117136362 gene encoding submandibular gland secretory Glx-rich protein CA, with protein MSGKLIMKRKRASQEEQQQHQQPAQEQRVQPQEQQQEQQPTEAVPEKRHRPLTPPAEEPGQDCPTPPDATNRILLEALQKIMELQAELDAFEQDLDDRDGYAAGGAEAEEAEESEEDAEVAAQFAPPTPAQRSQAEALGFAMCARETLLFLQSEGIPTESPLYQTLLGKLVGQSDGLLHA; from the coding sequence ATGTCGGGCAAATTGATAATGAAGCGCAAGCGAGCCAgccaggaggagcagcagcaacatcagcagccgGCGCAGGAGCAACGTGTCCAGCCGCAGGAACAGCAACAGGAGCAGCAACCGACTGAAGCGGTTCCGGAGAAACGCCATCGTCCTCTAACTCCGCCAGCAGAAGAGCCAGGCCAGGATTGCCCCACCCCGCCAGATGCCACCAATCGAATCCTACTGGAAGCGCTGCAAAAGATAATGGAGCTGCAGGCGGAACTGGATGCCTTTGAGCAGGATCTAGACGATCGAGATGGCTATGCGGCTGGAGGAGCTGAAGCGGAGGAAGCCGAGGAAAGTGAAGAGGATGCCGAGGTGGCGGCCCAGTTTGCGCCACCGACGCCAGCCCAAAGGAGCCAGGCGGAGGCACTGGGTTTCGCCATGTGCGCCAGGGAGACACTGCTGTTCCTGCAGAGCGAGGGTATACCCACGGAGTCGCCACTCTACCAGACCCTACTCGGGAAATTGGTTGGCCAAAGCGATGGACTGCTGCACGCCTGA
- the LOC117138239 gene encoding uncharacterized protein LOC117138239 encodes MSAVSPNSCVETPKAPEWLSKLESRREQLKRSKLGHEAGAGAPCAECKDKCPGLDLHFWRKVCRNCKCPKIQHVCPDDDDATGWAQFEILGQIRAKPAYIKIKALASQPVQLEWVPPNAAPDVVTDYMEKLGTAQIPVAGSDAALKRKMQLELQVPPHDLDAALCDGLTETEAIQLQQYVQKLREQCVGQGVVVRLGDRLNHAQVEHVAPALMPSQEAQKTWQSLGLMPVADDTLNELLANPKVAQALASPASAHPKLLVAFSEPLCESTAQFEENGALRAQTREKLLGISKPALLSLVTHGIVYDKVLGILQDKKLNISRDPKLGPIAEFRKEYVNNPQFRAEINTICPQPPMTPIKSSPGTPFNSPLPLKNPVQIRMGAQMRQDTPMRRVKFGGVSTIVYDCGLPANTDYDRDPVFAQILQAEPLKQAFQEARAGRAPSSVVISNIPAPVASLAELRGLNPATRAQLQSVGLDKNMLQSAVSNAPYYDRLFRSLQDKGISHDQCQLLQPMKQVHDWLLDDDQLLDEIDKVFADMANGCKDISYPKPSLGELPTSQSSDSGFHSKPPTPGYGSEDLTAGQGRFASIPGIEDMNMYPSCASMPEQFQQLRLHGDEASGKDSHRTILCADCSQPIAMGEVAVKADRAGKEIAWHPGCFKCITCRELLADLVYFFHQGQVFCGRDLAIRLKIPRCRACDELIFTKEYTAAEEATFHIKHFCCYQCDEPLAGQQYIADEKSNMPLCLLCYDRLFAVRCQLCKVAIGPADQGVAWGDVHWHASCFVCAGAQCSKPLIGGRFCVKENMPFCSPSCVRSLIN; translated from the exons ATGTCCGCCGTGAGCCCCAACTCCTGTGTGGAGACACCCAAGGCGCCGGAATGGCTATCGAAGCTAGAGAGTCGTCGGGAGCAACTGAAGCGGTCCAAGCTGGGTCACGAAGCCGGAGCTGGAGCCCCCTGTGCCGAGTGCAAGGACAAATGTCCGGGCCTGGATTTGCACTTCTGGCGCAAGGTTTGCCGCAACTGCAAGTGCCCCAAGATTCAGCATGTTTGTCCAGACGACGATGACGCCACTGGCTGGGCGCAGTTCGAGATTCTGGGCCAGATTAGGGCCAAGCCGGCGT ACATCAAAATCAAAGCCCTGGCCAGTCAGCCCGTCCAGCTGGAGTGGGTGCCGCCAAATGCTGCTCCGGATGTGGTCACAGATTATATGGAGAAACTGGGCACCGCCCAAATACCTGTGGCTGGAAGCGATGCCGCCCTGAAGCGGAAAATGCAACTCGAGCTGCAAGTACCGCCACACGACCTGGATGCCGCACTGTGCGATGGATTGACGGAAACGGAGGCCATCCAGCTGCAGCAATACGTTCAGAAATTGCGAGAGCAATGCGTCGGGCAGGGCGTTGTTGTGCGCCTTGGAGATCGTCTTAATCACGCCCAAGTGGAGCACGTAGCTCCCGCTTTGATGCCATCACAGGAGGCCCAAAAGACCTGGCAATCTTTGGGTCTCATGCCCGTGGCGGATGACACTTTGAACGAACTGCTTGCTAATCCCAAGGTGGCCCAGGCCTTGGCAAGTCCAGCGAGTGCCCATCCCAAACTACTGGTTGCATTTTCAGAGCCTCTATGCGAATCGACAGCCCAGTTCGAGGAAAACGGAGCTTTGCGAGCCCAGACTAGAGAAAAGCTGTTGGGGATTAGCAAGCCGGCTCTGCTTAGCCTTGTGACTCATGGTATTGTCTATGACAAGGTTCTGGGAATATTACAG GATAAGAAGCTTAACATCTCGCGGGATCCAAAGCTTGGTCCCATTGCTGAATTTCGCAAGGAGTATGTGAACAATCCGCAATTCAGGGCCGAGATCAACACCATCTGTCCTCAGCCGCCCATGACACCCATAAAATCATCCCCTGGCACACCATTCAATTCTCCATTGCCGTTGAAAAACCCAGTGCAGATCAGAATGGGAGCCCAGATGCGCCAGGATACGCCTATGCGGAGGGTCAAGTTTGGTGGGGTCTCCACCATAGTTTATGACTGCGGACTGCCTGCCAATACGGACTACGATCGTGATCCTGTCTTTGCGCAAATTCTTCAGGCGGAGCCGCTTAAACAAGCATTCCAGGAAGCGCGTGCTGGACGTGCTCCCTCCTCGGTGGTTATCTCCAACATCCCAGCTCCAGTTGCCAGTCTTGCGGAGCTAAGAGGACTCAACCCAGCTACCAGGGCGCAACTTCAATCCGTGGGACTTGACAAGAACATGCTGCAGTCCGCTGTTTCCAACGCTCCATATTATGACCGCCTGTTCCGATCGCTCCAGGACAAGGGCATCTCGCATGACCAATGCCAGTTGCTGCAGCCAATGAAACAAGTGCACGACTGGCTGCTCGATGACGATCAGTTGCTGGACGAGATCGACAAGGTCTTTGCCGACATGGCTAATGGCTGCAAGGATATTTCCTACCCGAAACCCAGTCTTGGTGAGCTGCCTACATCGCAGAGCAGTGATTCTGGCTTCCACTCAAAGCCACCGACACCGGGTTACGGCAGTGAGGATCTTACCGCTGGACAGGGCAGATTCGCCAGCATTCCGGGCATTGAGGACATGAACATGTATCCAAGTTGCGCCAGCATGCCGGAGCAGTTCCAGCAGCTACGACTTCATGGTGATGAGGCTTCTGGCAAGG ACTCCCATCGCACTATTTTGTGCGCCGACTGCAGCCAGCCGATCGCCATGGGCGAAGTTGCCGTTAAGGCCGATCGTGCAGGAAAGGAGATAGCCTGGCATCCTGGCTGCTTCAAGTGCATCACGTGCCGGGAACTCTTGGCCGACCTGGTCTACTTCTTCCATCAAGGACAAGTGTTTTGCGGTCGCGATTTGGCCATCAGACTGAAGATCCCGCGCTGCCGTGCCTGTGATGAGCTCATTTTTACCAAGGAGTACACAGCCGCGGAGGAAGCAACGTTCCACATCAAGCACTTCTGCTGCTATCAGTGCGATGAGCCGCTGGCCGGTCAGCAGTACATAGCGGATGAGAAGTCCAACATGCCCCTGTGCCTGCTGTGCTATGACCGCCTATTTGCCGTCCGCTGCCAGCTCTGCAAAGTGGCGATTGGACCCGCAGATCAGGGCGTCGCTTGGGGCGATGTCCACTGGCATGCCAGTTGCTTTGTTTGCGCTGGAGCGCAGTGCTCCAAGCCGCTAATAGGAGGACGCTTTTGCGTCAAGGAGAACATGCCCTTTTGCAGTCCCAGCTGCGTGCGCAGCTTGATTAATTAG
- the LOC117137441 gene encoding protein 5NUC isoform X2, whose protein sequence is MLPARSLLIGSCCLLALLIHPVQPNPIAPRAEVAAEFIILHNNDMHARFEQTSVTSGTCSKEEANTDQCYGGFARVAYEVRKYRKEAEEGGTPVFYLNAGDTYTGTAWFTVFKDKIASAFLNKLSPDAISLGNHEFDQNVEGLVPFLNAVEFPVLACNLNLTDVPEMAAAKQLANSTILERNGVKVGVIGYLTPDTKVLAFRNKVEYEEEIVSINAEAEKLKAQGINIIIALGHSGYQKDQEIAKNCPEVDIVIGGHSHTFLDANQPVADPTDSDPEAVRGPYPTTVVQASGKKVPVVQAYAYTKYLGKIHVQFDAEGNLIEFDGAPILLNASVAQEQDLLDLLDVYRPKLDELENMVLGYTKVFLEGGNICRMRECNLGNLVTDAMVYSRVVENKGGEFWTDTAIAFMQGGGIRGSVDKKADGVINGATLLAVLPFENNLYVTRILGSTLLAALEHSAAVRSQDSNGGFLQMSGLRVVYNYNNEQGKRVVSAQALCASCSVPTYKSINETALYQVIVPQFLLEGGDGYTLTEETNPFTESMQRNDLNATMEYLKQRHFVYPEIEERIVIHEKADTGSASGIVASISLLLLSSLLTRFI, encoded by the exons ATGTTACCTGCCCGTAGTCTCCTTATCGGATCATGCTGCCTACTGGCCCTACTGATTCATCCGGTGCAGCCGAATCCCATTGCTCCCCGTGCGGAAGTGGCCGCCGAGTTCATCATTCTGCACAACAATGACATGCACGCCCGATTCGAGCAGACGAGTGTGACCAGTGGCACCTGCTCCAAGGAGGAGGCCAATACGGATCAGTGCTACGGAGGATTCGCCCGGGTGGCCTACGA GGTGCGAAAGTATCGcaaggaggcggaggagggtGGAACTCCAGTGTTCTATCTCAATGCAGGTGACACCTATACGGGAACTGCTTGGTTCACCGTCTTCAAGGACAAGATCGCCAGTGCTTTCCTCAACAAGCTATCACCAGATGCTATT TCTCTGGGCAACCATGAGTTTGACCAGAATGTTGAGGGCTTGGTGCCCTTCCTCAATGCCGTCGAATTCCCCGTTCTGGCCTGTAATCTGAACCTCACCGATGTGCCCGAAATGGCGGCTGCCAAGCAGCTGGCCAACTCGACGATTCTCGAGCGAAATGGAGTGAAGGTTGGCGTTATTGGTTACCTCACGCCCGATACCAAGGTGCTTGCCTTCCGGAACAAAGTGGAGTACGAGGAGGAAATCGTGTCCATCAA TGCGGAGGCCGAAAAGCTGAAGGCTCAAGGCATCAATATCATCATCGCTTTGGGTCACTCTGGATACCAAAAGGATCAGGAGATAGCCAAGAACTGTCCGGAGGTGGACATAGTCATTGGTGGTCACTCGCACACATTCTTGGATGCCAATCAGCCGGTGGCCGATCCCACGGACTCCGATCCGGAGGCGGTTCGAGGTCCCTATCCCACCACAGTGGTGCAGGCGAGCGGCAAGAAGGTACCGGTGGTGCAGGCATACGCGTATACCAAGTATCTCGGAAAGATTCATGTTCAG TTTGATGCCGAGGGCAATCTGATCGAGTTTGACGGCGCCCCCATTTTGCTGAATGCCTCAGTAGCTCAGGAGCAGGATCTTCTGGATTTGCTGGACGTATACCGTCCCAAGCTGGACGAGCTGGAGAACATGGTCCTGGGTTACACTAAGGTGTTTCTCGAGGGCGGCAACATCTGCCGCATGAGGGAGTGCAACCTTGGCAACTTGGTGACAGATGCCATGGTCTATAGCCGCGTGGTGGAGAACAAGGGCGGCGAATTCTGGACGGATACTGCGATTGCTTTTATGCAGGGAGGAG GAATCCGTGGCTCCGTCGATAAGAAGGCTGATGGAGTCATCAATGGCGCCACCCTCCTGGCCGTTCTTCCGTTCGAGAATAATCTGTATGTAACGAGGATTCTCGGAAGCACCCTTCTGGCTGCCCTGGAACACTCCGCGGCTGTGAGGTCGCAGGACTCCAATGGTGGATTCCTGCAGATGTCCGGACTGCGTGTGGTGTACAACTACAACAATGAGCAGGGCAAGCGAGTGGTTTCCGCCCAGGCCCTATGCGCCAGCTGCTCCGTGCCCACGTACAAGAGCATCAATGAGACGGCCCTCTACCAGGTGATCGTGCCCCAGTTCCTGCTCGAAGGCGGCGATGGCTACACTCTGACCGAGGAGACTAATCCCTTCACCGAGAGCATGCAGCGAAACGATCTAAACGCCACCATGGAGTACCTGAAGCAGCGCCATTTCGTGTATCCCGAGATCGAGGAGCGAATTGTGATCCACGAGAAGGCTGACACCGGATCGGCGTCTGGTATTGTGGCCTCCATCTCGTTGCTTCTGCTCTCTTCCTTGCTCACTAGATTCATCTAG
- the LOC117138567 gene encoding LOW QUALITY PROTEIN: uncharacterized protein LOC117138567 (The sequence of the model RefSeq protein was modified relative to this genomic sequence to represent the inferred CDS: inserted 2 bases in 1 codon; deleted 1 base in 1 codon; substituted 1 base at 1 genomic stop codon) — MTAQTADFLIFLSQIKPMICQNHFGVIPDAKQICATSEEGDTRAGDSGGPLIAKINYQSNYQSRNFDTQFGIISYGSYECDGLGLYIDVSQYSGWIANTVRXDRDVVSRRENGRLLYADCTGDSMGSILMATIFGLQSYAKGVLITDRHVLTTADVSRADPYSLGIVVMGMEFQVSTIFKPFTNINISLIGLTRRLKNRGTLRPIWILKTTNLYGSLSITGTNQHGLSYVISVQSLKXQLCEHVLGKNIQPNQFCVKNIFKPNALQAFGTAGDILVKKILNASGMPHIVLLGLVEVSYNDVYVITSTVANTDWISEIVSQNG, encoded by the exons tttttaattttccttaGTCAAATCAAACCTATGATATGCCAAAACCATTTTGGTGTGATTCCCGATGCGAAACAGATATGTGCGACTAGCGAAGAAGGAGATACACGTGCCGGCGATTCTGGCGGTCCGTTGATAGCCAAAATCAATTACCAAAGCAATTACCAAAGCAGGAATTTCGACACGCAGTTCGGGATTATCAGTTATGGCTCCTACGAATGCGATGGATTGGGTCTCTATATCGATGTCTCACAGTATAGCGGCTGGATTGCAAACACGGTTAG GGATCGAGATGTGGTCAGTCGGAGGGAGAACGGTAGGTTGCTGTATGCTGACTGCACTGGCGATTCCATGGGATCCATTCTAATGGCCACCATCTTTGGACTTCAATCCTACGCGAAGGGTGTGCTGATCACCGACC GCCATGTCCTGACCACTGCGGACGTTTCTCGAGCCGATCCCTACTCCTT AGGGATTGTTGTGATGGGTATGGAGTTCCAAGTTAGCACGATTTTTAAGCCGTTTACCAACATTAACATATCACTGATTGGCCTGACGCGACGATTGAAAAACAGAG GAACATTGAGACCGATCTGGATTTTGAAAACTACAAACCTCTATGGTTCTTTAAGTATCACTGGCACCAATCAACATGGCTTAAGTTACGTTATAAGTGTGCAAAGCCTTAAATAGCAGTTGTGTGAACATGTGTTGGGGAAAAATATCCAACCGAATCAGTTTTGTgtgaaaaacattttcaaaccAAATGCACTTCAGGCATTTGGTACAGCTGGCGATATActggtaaaaaaaatattgaatgcTTCGGGCATGCCACATATCGTTCTATTGGGCTTGGTAGAAGTTTCGTACAATGACGTATACGTAATAACCAGTACC GTGGCAAATACAGATTGGATCTCGGAAATAGTAAGCCAGAATGGATAG
- the LOC117136552 gene encoding LOW QUALITY PROTEIN: probable serine/threonine-protein kinase clkA (The sequence of the model RefSeq protein was modified relative to this genomic sequence to represent the inferred CDS: substituted 1 base at 1 genomic stop codon), whose translation MTEKYDGNGDFSAFNDDDNDFGGKPRKPGGSIGAPGGAHNGDASAHDHGHHGVDPGGNVQINEKANEYIRDCMAERNRMDRKFPIAEKLLEGEIEKVQTTGRIPSREQKYADIYREKPLRISQRVLVPIREHPKFNFVGKLLGPKGNSLRRLQEETLCKMTVLGRNSMRDRVKEEELRSSKDPKYAHLNSDLHVEISTIAPPAEAYARIAYAMAELRKYLIPDSNDIIRQEQLRELMDSTSLNDNDNAKSGYKKSSHMQGGNNVMGGGSINPIGGVKNTPHHSYRSSQPSSFSKNVLAPKQKVMSILEKARTAMDETYGRGYDDGLGYDPHQSYDSYSYGTHGHGPHGPPANILGGVGGISGGGGRGGHYESSDYEPDYGRREYYQHSPGYSAGGGGGVGLGTGGASQPNAIGGSGLSSNHNRSHVNRXNLLDPSSASGGRGTNPAATTQNLTMKSQPNSSNNFLPNHGASECQNGKNINPNYYYNSNGSSKVNQQQIQQSQPNLPPQLSGHNNNSSNSNRASNMNNTSSHNNCNSNFHPVGEKNSNDVSFISSYRLGPMDGQKSANSNNINNHTLGSKNHSNNTTTTTASVPNMLLVRPANPSLHIGTFPFLPVQFF comes from the exons ATGACCGAGAAGTACGACGGCAACGGTGACTTTTCCGCTTTCAACGACGATGACAACGATTTTGGCGGCAAGCCTCGCAAGCCTGGTGGATCTATTGGAGCACCAGGTGGCGCCCACAATGGCGACGCTTCCGCCCACGATCACGGTCATCATGGTGTAGATCCAGGCGGCAATGTCCAGATAAACGAGAAGGCCAATGAGTACATACGCGATTGTATGGCGGAACGAAATCGCATGGACAGGAAGTTTCCCATTGCCGAGAAACTGCTGGAAGGCG AGATTGAAAAGGTCCAGACCACAGGAAGGATCCCTTCCAGAGAGCAAAAGTATGCCGATATCTACAGGGAGAAGCCGCTGCGGATCTCGCAACGTGTTTTAGTTCCCATTAGAGAACATCCCAAG TTCAACTTCGTGGGCAAACTGCTGGGGCCCAAGGGCAACTCCCTTCGCCGCCTTCAGGAGGAGACCCTTTGCAAGATGACCGTCCTGGGCCGCAACTCTATGCGCGATCGAGTCAAAGAAGAGGAATTGCGCAGCTCCAAGGATCCCAAGTACGCTCACCTCAACAGCGATCTGCACGTGGAGATATCGACAATAGCGCCGCCCGCAGAAGCCTACGCCCGAATCGCCTACGCCATGGCCGAGCTGAGAAAGTATTTGATCCCAGACAGTAACGACATTATCCGGCAGGAGCAGCTGCGCGAGCTGATGGACAGCACTAGCCTCAATGACAACGACAACGCCAAGAGTGGCTATAAGAAGTCGTCTCACATGCAGGGAGGAAACAATGTCATGGGCGGCGGCTCAATTAATCCGATTGGAGGGGTCAAGAACACGCCGCATCACAGCTATAG GAGCTCACAGCCGTCATCTTTTAGTAAAAATGTGCTGGCTCCGAAGCAGAAAGTGATGTCCATATTGGAAAAAGCCAGGACGGCCATGGACGAAACCTATGG TCGTGGCTATGATGACGGCCTTGGTTATGATCCCCACCAGTCGTACGATAGCTACTCCTATGGCACTCATGGCCATGGACCACACGGACCGCCAGCTAACATTCTGGGCGGAGTGGGTGGCATCAGCGGTGGCGGTGGTCGGGGTGGACACTACGAAAGCTCCGACTACGAGCCGGATTATGGAAGACGAGAATACTATCAGCATTCGCCCGGCTATTCTG CTGGCGGCGGTGGAGGTGTAGGTCTGGGCACTGGCGGCGCTTCTCAACCAAATGCCATTGGCGGCTCTGGTCTCAGTTCCAATCACAATCGCAGCCATGTTAACAGGTGAAATTTGCTGGACCCTAGTAGTGCCAGCGGAGGTCGAGGTACAAACCCGGCGGCAACCACCCAAAATTTGACCATGAAATCCCAACCCAATAGCAGCAACAACTTTTTGCCAAATCACGGAGCAAGTGAGTGCCAAAACGGCAAGAACATAAATCCCAACTACTACTACAATTCCAACGGCAGTTCCAAG GTAAATCAGCAACAAATTCAACAGTCGCAACCAAATCTCCCACCGCAGCTATCaggccacaacaacaacagcagcaatagCAACCGGGCCAGCAATATGAATAACACCAGTAGCCACAATAATTGCAATAGCAACTTTCACCCAGTCGGTGAGAAAAACTCCAACGACGTTTCATTTATATCCTCCTATCGACTTGGTCCAATGGATGGCCAAAAGAgtgccaacagcaacaatatcAACAATCACACATTAGGCAGTAAAAaccacagcaacaacaccaccaccacaaccgCTTCAGTGCCCAATATGCTCTTAGTAAG ACCTGCTAATCCTTCGCTACATATTGGCACATTTCCGTTCTTGCCCGTGCAGTTTTTCTGA